A portion of the Candidatus Angelobacter sp. genome contains these proteins:
- a CDS encoding site-specific integrase has protein sequence IEAWLRGLNEHGAADVVCFLAYSGLRIGEALVMEWEMVDWPENLLHVKREKKGITPWVPILNEMEALLRDMQKRAVSYLLFPSPFDPQKAADASAIRRRIKSACEALDLGHVTPHGLRSYFVTRARESGLSDAEIAMLIGDKTGPAIIAHTYGDVRPDHLMQQAQRIRLTARQQSGAAVGE, from the coding sequence GGATTGAAGCGTGGCTACGTGGCCTCAACGAGCACGGCGCCGCGGACGTGGTTTGCTTCCTCGCCTACAGCGGACTGCGGATTGGCGAGGCGCTGGTGATGGAATGGGAAATGGTGGATTGGCCGGAAAACTTGCTTCACGTGAAGCGGGAAAAGAAAGGCATCACGCCTTGGGTGCCAATTCTAAACGAAATGGAGGCGTTGCTGCGTGACATGCAAAAGCGGGCCGTGAGTTATCTGCTGTTTCCTTCGCCGTTCGATCCTCAAAAAGCCGCCGATGCTTCAGCCATTCGCCGTCGGATCAAGTCAGCTTGCGAAGCGTTGGATTTGGGACACGTCACGCCGCACGGTTTGCGCTCGTACTTCGTGACGCGGGCAAGAGAAAGCGGATTGAGTGACGCGGAAATTGCGATGCTGATTGGCGACAAGACCGGCCCGGCGATCATCGCCCACACTTACGGCGACGTGCGGCCCGATCACTTGATGCAACAGGCGCAGCGCATACGGCTGACCGCAAGGCAACAGAGCGGCGCGGCTGTTGGCGAGTAG